From Penaeus vannamei isolate JL-2024 chromosome 12, ASM4276789v1, whole genome shotgun sequence, the proteins below share one genomic window:
- the LOC113811933 gene encoding mucin-2-like, whose translation MCRCFSPVAKLLYLCTVRAVLCQAQLWASAPRMPGYPYQRVPAVPTASPSAPAAPVWPSTWNISPARSPYPPYGATGGAPRAPPKTSPGGGATWRPGYNPLKAPSLGGPEAPLRGALSPAQGWDGLGYRPWRRPSPEAEKRLDSASDSLLIPSSGLAGNPWQSTSIPSLNATASPSASPSTPTPPTVPSDMPDAFATLSPTTPSPPLTTGPSAQPTETTATAYLTTPSTDIASALPTTTSSTTTSDAISKTSPTTNTPPATSTSTSIAPSSTISTSTAPSSTISTSTAPSSTISTSTAPSSTISTSTASSPISTSTAPSTISTSTAPSTISTSTAPSTISTSTAPSSTISTSTAPSTSMSSTPIGHSSTFTTQSSTTSTSTAPPTAMPSTSTAPSSTASTSTTPSTTMSSTSIEPSSISTSTTPSSTTSTSTASSTSTSTASSTSTSTASSTSTSTVSSTSTSTASSSTTSSTIPLTTMSSTSTVPSSTSTSTAPSSAASTSTAPSTTMSYASTVPSSPSTAPSSTASTSTTPSTTMSSTSIEPSSISTSTVPSSTSTTPSCTTSTSSASSTTASSTASSSTTASTIPLTTMSSTSTVPSSTFTSTVSSSSTSTAPSSAASTSTDASTTRSSTSTEPSSTSTSTGAPSTAIAPPSTSTSTAPSTTTSPTAPSAPSTPSASPPAPTPTPSTTTITSATDDAAGLARSASLLQLLSVLSRAPLPSRRGSGSRNLPPPLIPSSSFSGGGDALGEEESVVVQSLSAFVAAPIAFRATTPRLQGHRDDPMAPAASATTIARPAPTTPSPPARRPHSTPASPAPTGSGAATTPATTSVTANTPARSSTSTASSTSSITSSTTPASPTTSATLTVPATTSAATTSFSSAMPATTSDSTSPSTFIATTPATAATSSESADSPNTQAPSPEITSTSSPAPASPATSAAAQSTSSPPTATSSTGSSPAAPPADPSAEASKGTVQIPRFIWVVIYTVVIAMTLIAILTVASLVEHYVKDLKNGPHERKCSCEECPGGEECTRL comes from the coding sequence ATGTGTCGCTGTTTCTCCCCGGTGGCCAAGTTACTATACCTGTGTACTGTTCGTGCTGTGTTGTGTCAAGCTCAGTTATGGGCGTCTGCGCCCCGTATGCCTGGATACCCTTATCAGCGGGTTCCTGCAGTGCCCACTGCGTCACCCTCTGCCCCTGCGGCGCCCGTGTGGCCATCTACGTGGAACATTTCTCCTGCGcgctctccttaccctccttacGGAGCTACAGGAGGAGCGCCGAGGGCACCTCCTAAAACctcgccaggaggaggagcaacatGGAGACCAGGTTATAACCCTCTCAAGGCGCCCTCGCTTGGCGGTCCTGAAGCACCGCTTCGAGGCGCCCTTTCCCCTGCGCAAGGCTGGGATGGCCTCGGATACCGCCCTTGGAGACGTCCTTCTCCGGAGGCAGAAAAGAGGCTCGATTCTGCGTCGGATTCACTGCTGATTCCTTCGTCTGGCTTGGCGGGCAATCCTTGGCAGAGCACGTCGATTCCTTCGCTGAACGCCACTGCGTCGCCGAGCGCCTCTCCCTCCACGCCGACGCCGCCGACCGTTCCCAGTGACATGCCAGATGCTTTTGCTACGCTGTCTCCTACAACTCCATCACCGCCACTCACCACGGGGCCATCCGCGCAGCCAACAGAGACAACCGCAACGGCATATTTAACTACTCCATCTACTGATATTGCCTCCGCCTTACCAACAACCACATCGTCAACCACGACCAGTGATGCCATTTCAAAAACCTCACCCACCACGAACACGCCACCAGCAACTTCAACTTCGACTTCTATTGCTCCTTCATCTACTATATCTACCTCCACTGCTCCTTCATCTACTATATCTACCTCCACTGCTCCTTCATCTACTATATCTACCTCCACTGCTCCTTCATCTACTATATCTACCTCCACTGCTTCATCTCCTATATCTACCTCCACTGCTCCATCTACTATATCTACCTCCACTGCTCCATCTACTATATCTACCTCCACTGCTCCATCTACTATATCTACCTCCACTGCTCCTTCATCTACTATATCTACCTCCACTGCTCCTTCAACATCTATGTCATCTACTCCCATTGGACATTCATCTACCTTTACTACCCAGTCGTCTACTACATCTACCTCCACTGCACCGCCAACAGCTATGCCATCTACCTCTACTGCACCTTCATCTACTGCATCTACCTCTACTACACCCTCAACAACTATGTCCTCTACCTCTATTGAACCttcatctatatctacctctacTACACCTTCATCTACTACATCTACCTCGACTGCATCATCTACATCTACCTCGACTGCATCATCTACATCTACCTCTACTGCATCATCTACATCTACCTCTACTGTATCATCTACATCTACCTCTACTGCATCTTCATCTACTACATCTTCCACTATACCATTAACAACTATGTCATCTACCTCCACTGTACCTTCATCTACATCTACCTCTACTGCTCCTTCATCTGCTGCATCTACTTCCACCGCACCATCAACAACTATGTCTTATGCATCCACtgtcccttcatctccctctactGCACCTTCATCTACTGCATCTACCTCTACTACACCCTCAACAACTATGTCCTCTACCTCTATTGAACCTTCATCTATATCTACCTCCACTGTTCCTTCATCTACCTCTACTACGCCTTCATGTACTACATCTACCTCGTCTGCATCATCTACTACAGCTTCCTCTACTGCATCTTCATCTACTACAGCTTCCACTATACCATTAACAACTATGTCATCTACCTCCACTGTACCTTCATCTACATTTACCTCTACTGTATCTTCATCCTCTACCTCTACTGCTCCCTCATCTGCTGCATCTACTTCCACTGACGCCTCAACAACTAGGTCATCTACCTCCACTGAACCTtcatctacatctacttccactgGAGCTCCATCTACCGCTATTGCTCCCCCATCTACATCTACCTCCACTGCTCCGTCGACAACTACCTCTCCTACAGCGCCATCAGCCCCATCCACCCCATCAGCGAGCCCGCCCGCGCCTACACCCACGCCCTCCACCACAACCATTACATCTGCAACTGACGACGCAGCAGGACTCGCACGGAGCGCCTCTCTGCTGCAGCTCCTGAGCGTCCTGTCCCGCGCGCCGCTGCCGTCGCGTCGGGGATCAGGAAGCAGGAACTTGCCTCCGCCTCTCATCCCTTCGTCGTCCTTCAGCGGTGGTGGGGACGCCCTCGGAGAGGAGGAGTCGGTGGTCGTGCAGTCGCTCTCGGCTTTCGTGGCAGCGCCGATTGCCTTTAGGGCTACGACTCCGCGCCTGCAAGGCCACCGTGACGACCCCATGGCCCCGGCTGCGTCGGCTACCACCATCGCTCGGCCTGCCCCTACTACGCCTTCTCCCCCGGCGAGGAGGCCCCACAGTACCCCTGCTTCACCTGCCCCGACCGGGTCTGGCGCCGCTACGACACCTGCCACCACTTCTGTCACTGCCAACACCCCGGCAAGGTCTTCAACATCCACTGCGTCCTCAACTTCTTCAATTACCTCTTCTACAACCCCGGCATCGCCTACAACTTCTGCCACACTTACAGTTCCTGCCACTACCTCAGCAGCGACAACTTCATTCTCAAGTGCCATGCCTGCCACCACTTCAGACTCGACCTCACCCTCGACATTCATAGCCACAACACCTGCCACAGCTGCAACTTCAAGTGAGTCCGCCGACTCGCCCAATACCCAGGCCCCTTCTCCTGAGATCACTTCAACTTCGTCTCCAGCCCCAGCCTCGCCCGCAACCTCTGCCGCCGCCCAATCTACTTCCAGCCCGCCAACGGCCACCTCTAGCACAGGGTCGTCCCCGGCAGCGCCTCCCGCCGACCCCAGCGCCGAAGCCTCCAAAGGAACCGTGCAAATCCCTCGCTTCATCTGGGTAGTGATTTACACGGTGGTCATAGCGATGACGCTCATCGCTATACTGACGGTGGCGTCGCTCGTCGAACATTACGTGAAAGACCTGAAAAATGGCCCACACGAGCGAAAGTGTTCCTGCGAGGAGTGTCCGGGCGGCGAGGAATGCACTCGGCTCTGA